In Pararge aegeria chromosome 17, ilParAegt1.1, whole genome shotgun sequence, one genomic interval encodes:
- the LOC120631121 gene encoding mitochondrial import receptor subunit TOM40 homolog yields MDINESIFKDDVGNFIFSLKKLLPKRKDGFIFEFHKPTLTRLSDVHLEAKNVFPKCFIGAKLVVLREIMDKVKLMQNYSYGKTKESYKCYSHLLYKETDAKNIDDGLLIDSTGSAIATYKETIDDIEMRLTSKIKDIVSSETEIVFEKDSEKSISSISCSMKDVDPITLSLVTQWMYKVRPELSVGSEFGIRPLAYPISPQLSFSARYERPSFTLTSTLSKVGFQVCLFKKFSPGLRIATIFNEGDKGGPASVGLALHKSYENGSELKIFVDSQRCGGFTYERDVLFQEPHNEVRVIRLMGSTLIDRQRRVRFGFGFHLDF; encoded by the coding sequence ATGGACATCAACGAATCAATTTTCAAAGATGACGTCGGAAATTTCATATTCAGTCTTAAAAAGTTATTGCCCAAGAGGAAGGATGGTTTTATCTTCGAATTTCATAAGCCGACATTGACAAGGCTGAGTGATGTCCATTTGGAGGCGAAGAATGTCTTCCCAAAGTGCTTTATTGGCGCAAAACTGGTCGTTCTCAGAGAGATAATGGACAAGGTGAAGTTAATGCAGAACTACAGTTACGGCAAAACGAAGGAATCCTACAAATGCTACTCTCATCTTCTGTATAAGGAAACTGACGCAAAAAACATTGATGATGGATTACTGATCGACTCCACAGGATCTGCGATAGCTACGTATAAAGAGACGATTGATGACATTGAAATGCGTTTGACGTCGAAAATAAAGGACATCGTGTCGTCAGAAACTGAGATAGTTTTTGAGAAGGACAGCGAAAAGTCTATAAGTTCTATATCCTGTTCCATGAAGGATGTTGATCCGATAACGCTGAGCCTGGTGACGCAGTGGATGTACAAAGTTAGGCCGGAGTTGAGTGTTGGCAGCGAATTCGGCATAAGACCTCTGGCATATCCTATATCACCGCAGTTGTCGTTCAGTGCTCGATATGAACGCCCGTCCTTCACGCTTACATCAACTCTCAGCAAGGTCGGTTTCCAAGTGTGCCTATTCAAGAAGTTCTCCCCAGGTTTACGAATAGCGACTATATTTAATGAGGGTGATAAAGGCGGGCCCGCTTCCGTCGGATTGGCGTTGCATAAAAGCTACGAAAATGGGTCGGAGTTGAAAATATTCGTGGACTCGCAACGGTGCGGAGGTTTCACTTACGAGAGGGACGTTTTATTCCAGGAGCCACATAACGAAGTTCGGGTTATCCGGTTGATGGGAAGCACCCTCATTGACCGACAAAGACGGGTGCGATTTGGTTTCGGCTTCCATCTAGATTTTTGA